DNA sequence from the Leptospira limi genome:
CCAGAAAAATTAAACACCTATGCAAAGTTTCTTAAAGATTTAGGACCCCTTCTTTGGGTAGCGCGGATTGGACTCATCGTGGCTTTTTTTGGACACGTATGCACTGCCATCCTCCTAAAGCTTGAAAACAGCTCTGCTAGACCCGTCTCTTACGCAAAGAATACAACCATCCAAGCATCGTTTGCATCTCGCACAATGGCTTACAGTGGATTATTACTTTTAACCTTTCTCATTTACCATTTAGCTCACTTTACTTTGGGTTATACCAACCCTGAGCACTACACTCACGAATACATTCTAAAGAATGGTGATGTAGTGCATGATGTGTATGCTATGGTCATCCTTGGATTCCAAGACCCAACAATAGCAATCAGTTATATTGTGTTTATGGTTTTCCTTGCGTTACATTTTTCCCATGCATTGGGTTCCATGTTACAAACACTTGGGATTCTTGCCCCAAAACACAATCCCGCAATTCAAAAAATTTCCACAGGACTTGGACTCCTTGTTTTTGTTGGAAATTGTTCCATGCCACTCTCGATTTTACTCGGGTATGTTCGCTAAGGGGATTCAGGAGAGAATATGAAATTAGATTCAAAGATACCATCAGGCCCATTAGAACAAAAATGGGACAAACACAAACAAGACATCAAATTAGTCAATCCAGCTAACAAACGTAAATACAAGGTGATCATCGTAGGAACTGGTCTTGCTGGTGCATCAGCTGCTGCAACGCTTTCCGAACTTGGTTACCAAGTATCTGTATTTTGTTTCCAAGATAGCCCGAGACGTGCACACTCCATCGCGGCGCAAGGTGGAATCAATGCTGCGAAAAACTACCAAAACGACGGTGACTCTGTTTACAGATTGTTTTATGACACTGTAAAAGGTGGGGACTTCCGTGCTAGAGAAGCTAACGTCTATCGTTTGGCACAAGTATCAACAAACATCATTGACCAATGTGTGGCTCAAGGTGTTCCGTTTGCTCGTGAATACGGTGGAACACTCGCCAACCGTTCGTTTGGTGGAGCTCAAGTTTCTCGTACGTTTTATGCAAAAGGCCAAACTGGCCAACAGTTACTCCTTGGTGCCTACTCTGCTCTAGAAAAACAAATCTCTCGTGGTGCAGTGAAAATGTATCCAAGAACAGAGATGTTAGAACTCGTGTTAGTTGATGGTCATGCAAAAGGAATCGTTGTTCGTGACTTAGTAACAGGTGAGATTTCTTCTCATGCAGGCGATGCCGTGATTTTGGCTTCCGGTGGTTACGGAAACGTATTTTACCTTTCTACCAATGCAAAAGGATCCAACGTAACAGCAACTTACCGTGCTTACAAAAAAGGGGCAGCGTTTGCAAACCCTTGTTACACACAAATCCACCCAACTTGTATCCCACAATCGGGAGACTACCAATCAAAACTCACTCTCATGTCGGAATCACTTCGAAATGATGGACGAGTTTGGGTACCTAAGAAAAAAGATGACCTTCGCCCTCCTCACGAAATCCCAGAGGAAGAAAGAGATTATTACCTAGAAAGAAAATATCCGTCCTACGGTAACCTTGCCCCACGTGATATTTCATCGCGTTCTGCAAAAGAAGCTTGTGACAACGGTCTTGGTGTAGGCCCAAAAGTTGGGGACAAACGCCTTGGTGTGTATTTGGATTTTTCTGATTCCATCAAACGATTGGGAGAAAATGTCGTTGCTGACCGTTACGACAACCTCTTCCAAATGTATGAGCGCATCACTGGGGAGAACCCATACAAAGTGCCAATGCGAATTTACCCTGCGGTTCACTATACTATGGGTGGTCTTTGGGTAGATTATAACCTCATGTCCAATATCCCTGGTCTTCATGTCCTTGGGGAAGCAAACTTCTCTGACCATGGTGCCAACCGTTTAGGGGCATCGGCTCTCATGCAAGGTCTTGCTGATGGATACTTTGTGATTCCTTACACCATTGGTGATTATTTTGCCAAAGAAGGTGCTAAAAACATTTCCACAGACCGCCCTGAATTCAAAGAAGCCGAAGCTCGTGTTCGTGAGATGACTAACAAATTCCTTTCCATCAACGGGACTAAAACACCAGATGATTTCCATAGAGCACTTGGAAAAATCATGTGGGACCAATGTGGTATGGCAAGAAACGAAAAAGGCCTAAAAGATGCTTTGAAAAAAATCCCTGAACTCCGTGAGGAATTCTGGAAAAATGTAAAAGTAGCCGGTTCTGGTTCGGAACTCAACCAAGAACTAGAAAAAGCAGGTCGTGTTGCCGACTTCTTAGAATTTGGGGAACTCATGTGCCTTGATGCACTCACAAGAGAAGAATCTTGTGGTGGTCACTTCCGCGAAGAACACCAAACAGAAGATGGCGAAGCAAAACGTAACGATGATAAATTCTGCCACGTATCCGCTTGGGAATACCAAGGAGAAGGAAAAACTCCAGTAGAACACCGAGAAAAACTCGAATACGAAAACATCCACTTAGCCGTAAGGAGCTACAAATAATGGATAATATGAAGTTACACCTTAAAGTTTGGAGACAAAAAGATAAAAACGATAAAGGTCGTATGGTCAGTTACGAGGCAAACAACGTAAATGAACATATGTCCTTTTTGGAAATGCTTGATGTTGTGAACGACGGCCTCATCAAAAAAGGAGAAGACCCAATTGCTTTCGACCATGACTGTCGTGAAGGAATTTGTGGTTCTTGTTCTATGGTGATCAACGGTGTTCCTCATGGTCCAGAAAAAGGAACCACTACTTGCCAATTGCACATGCGTAAGTTCAAAGATGGTGATACTGTTGTCATTGAACCATGGAGAGCAAAAGCATTCCCAGTGACAAAAGACCTAGTTGTGGACAGATCTGCTTTTGATCGTATCATCCAAGCGGGAGGTTACGTAAATGTAAACACTGGTGGAGCTCCTGATGGAAACGCACTTCCGATTCCGAAAGTGGATGCGGACCTTGCGATGGATGCTGCAACTTGTATTGGTTGCGGGGCATGTGTTGCTGCTTGTAAAAATGCATCGGCAATGTTATTTGTTTCGGCGAAGGTTTCTCACCTAGCTCTTTTACCACAAGGTGTTGTGGAGAAAAAAGAAAGAGTTCGTAAAATGGTAAATGCAATGGACAAAGAAGGATTTGGAAATTGTACAAACCAATACGAGTGTGAGGCTGCATGTCCGAAAGAGATTTCGGTCAATTTTATCACTCGTCTTAACAAGGAATACATTTCCAGCTAAACAGTTGGGATTGTATTCTTGAAGGAAAAAACCCGGAAATGAATCTCCGGGTTTTTTTATGCCAAAATTTAAACTTTGAAGAGTTTGTTATTTGTTTTTTGGAATACTTTCATCGTTTCCAATTCTTTCGAAAACAATTTAAGGATATATTCTGCACGTTCTTTGTCTTCTCCTTGGAGAGAAGTGAGATATGTTGATGACTTTGTTTTGATGTCTTCAGCTACCACAAAATTACGTTGGATCAATGCTTGTTGTCCTTTTGTTAAGAACGCATAAAATTTTTCTAATGGATGTTTTGTTTCATCTTTCAGGATTTTTTCGAGTAAGGGCTCCACTAGTTGGTCGTTATTTGGATCCTCGTCCATTAAATACAAATTTGCTAAACTAAGTAGTTTACCCTCTTCCTTGTATTCAGTTTCCTTTTTAACCGAATATAAATCCTCAAAATAAACAAATCGATTGGATTTTACTTGGCAAATGGTCGCCAATTGTTTTTGGAAATCACTCGTATCAATTTTGTTAGTCTCTACGTTAAAATTGGTGACAACTAGGAAGAGTAAATCTCCTCCCTCTTTTTCGACGTAACGAAATCCAATGATAAGCTCTGCATCCTTCTCAAACCCAGGTAAATAAATTTGATTCGGGTGTTCTTTGGACGCATGAGTGATCATAAAATCCACCATGGATTCAATTTCACTGGGTGAAAAATCCAACTTCAAATGTCGGAAAATTCTCATTTCCAAAATATGACTTAGGTAATAAGGATTAGTTTCTGTTGGAAAAGGAACATTATTAACAGAAACCCGAAACCGAATGTCATAAGGAGGATTTGTTTCGGAAAAGATCGGAAGAGACAAAGTTAAGGATAAAAAAATAACCAGTAATACAAGATGTTGTTTCATGGAGGCCTCAATTCGTATCGATTAGAATAAGGAGTCATCTAACAAAGTCAACAAATCCTTTTTTGGAATGGGTTCGTCATTCAAAAAGAGTGATTGGAAATGTGTTAAAAATTGCACCTCTTTCCCACGTTTTTTCCTTCCTTGGACTAAGGTTTCCATTCGTTCCAAGATTGCCTCTCTCAGTAAACTTCGTGAAATTCTCTGAAAACTCTGATCCTCATCAGAAAGATGTTTTTCGTCATGAATGGATTCCAGAGTAGAGATTTGTTCGTTTCTGATTGATAACAAAGAATACAGCCGAAATCGTTCGATGGCTTGGAATTGATTGGAAAGTTGGTCTTCATGGCCTCCATACCGAACGAGTAGGTTTTCTTCCAATAGGCCAATTGGATATTGTTTTAGGAGAATTCGATTCCATAAATCATAGTCCTCACAAGTTTTCATCTCCTCCCGAAAGTTTCCCACCATCTCCCAGGTTTTTTGATGAGCCATAAAACTAGAACAAGTGACCATACAAATTTCTAAGGATTCTTTTAAAAAATGTCCCGAAAGTTTTTGATACTTTCCTTTTGGTTCGAGGAGATTTCCTTTTTTATTCCAAACTTCCTTGGTTTGAGAAAACAGAATTTCTGGATGGTCGTTATGGAATTGGATTTGTTTGGTTAGTTTTTCTGGATACCACTTGTCATCTGAATCCAACAAAGTGATCCACTCTCCCGCCGATTTCCCAATCCCAAAATTACGTGCATGGCTTACTCCCCTATGTTCTGTTTGGTGGATCTGGATCGACTTACTGTAGCGACCAAAGGATTGGATTTGTCGTTTCCAACTGGGAAGATTCGCCAAAAGAAAAGACCAGGTATTATCCGTTGAGCCATCATCGATGATATGGAGTTCCCAATGGGGATATGTTTGTGCTAAAACAGATTGGATGGCACGTTCTACCAGATGTTGTCTGTTATGCGTCGGTAATACGATTGATATGAGTGGAGTTTTTGTGCTCATGATGGTCTCTGCCGCGAGAGTATTAAATCTAAGTGTTGGATTTGTCCTCCTTGGTGGAGGTAATACAAAGGAGGTTCTAGAGTTTTTTCTTTGGATGGTTTTTCCTTTGTCAAGA
Encoded proteins:
- a CDS encoding succinate dehydrogenase cytochrome b subunit, with protein sequence MTLSLDFFRSSIGKKIIMAITGFIWFGFVILHMVGNLQVFQGPEKLNTYAKFLKDLGPLLWVARIGLIVAFFGHVCTAILLKLENSSARPVSYAKNTTIQASFASRTMAYSGLLLLTFLIYHLAHFTLGYTNPEHYTHEYILKNGDVVHDVYAMVILGFQDPTIAISYIVFMVFLALHFSHALGSMLQTLGILAPKHNPAIQKISTGLGLLVFVGNCSMPLSILLGYVR
- a CDS encoding fumarate reductase/succinate dehydrogenase flavoprotein subunit; this translates as MKLDSKIPSGPLEQKWDKHKQDIKLVNPANKRKYKVIIVGTGLAGASAAATLSELGYQVSVFCFQDSPRRAHSIAAQGGINAAKNYQNDGDSVYRLFYDTVKGGDFRAREANVYRLAQVSTNIIDQCVAQGVPFAREYGGTLANRSFGGAQVSRTFYAKGQTGQQLLLGAYSALEKQISRGAVKMYPRTEMLELVLVDGHAKGIVVRDLVTGEISSHAGDAVILASGGYGNVFYLSTNAKGSNVTATYRAYKKGAAFANPCYTQIHPTCIPQSGDYQSKLTLMSESLRNDGRVWVPKKKDDLRPPHEIPEEERDYYLERKYPSYGNLAPRDISSRSAKEACDNGLGVGPKVGDKRLGVYLDFSDSIKRLGENVVADRYDNLFQMYERITGENPYKVPMRIYPAVHYTMGGLWVDYNLMSNIPGLHVLGEANFSDHGANRLGASALMQGLADGYFVIPYTIGDYFAKEGAKNISTDRPEFKEAEARVREMTNKFLSINGTKTPDDFHRALGKIMWDQCGMARNEKGLKDALKKIPELREEFWKNVKVAGSGSELNQELEKAGRVADFLEFGELMCLDALTREESCGGHFREEHQTEDGEAKRNDDKFCHVSAWEYQGEGKTPVEHREKLEYENIHLAVRSYK
- a CDS encoding succinate dehydrogenase/fumarate reductase iron-sulfur subunit → MKLHLKVWRQKDKNDKGRMVSYEANNVNEHMSFLEMLDVVNDGLIKKGEDPIAFDHDCREGICGSCSMVINGVPHGPEKGTTTCQLHMRKFKDGDTVVIEPWRAKAFPVTKDLVVDRSAFDRIIQAGGYVNVNTGGAPDGNALPIPKVDADLAMDAATCIGCGACVAACKNASAMLFVSAKVSHLALLPQGVVEKKERVRKMVNAMDKEGFGNCTNQYECEAACPKEISVNFITRLNKEYISS
- a CDS encoding glycosyltransferase family 2 protein — translated: MSTKTPLISIVLPTHNRQHLVERAIQSVLAQTYPHWELHIIDDGSTDNTWSFLLANLPSWKRQIQSFGRYSKSIQIHQTEHRGVSHARNFGIGKSAGEWITLLDSDDKWYPEKLTKQIQFHNDHPEILFSQTKEVWNKKGNLLEPKGKYQKLSGHFLKESLEICMVTCSSFMAHQKTWEMVGNFREEMKTCEDYDLWNRILLKQYPIGLLEENLLVRYGGHEDQLSNQFQAIERFRLYSLLSIRNEQISTLESIHDEKHLSDEDQSFQRISRSLLREAILERMETLVQGRKKRGKEVQFLTHFQSLFLNDEPIPKKDLLTLLDDSLF